A genomic segment from Diospyros lotus cultivar Yz01 chromosome 5, ASM1463336v1, whole genome shotgun sequence encodes:
- the LOC127802901 gene encoding cytochrome P450 704C1-like: MTISICNSPSSSSPISLSLSLSLSDMASLLSLSNFITAAAVLLPPILAFLTYQIIAAKLQGKKSKKKYPPVAGTVFNQLLNFPRLHHYMTDLAAKYRTYRLLGPFRNEVYTSDPANVEYILKTNFENFGKGDYNYSILSDLLGDGIFTVDGDTWKQQRKVSSYEFSTKVLRDFSSVIFKKNAAKLANIISEAATSGQTMDMQDLFMKSTLDSIFKVGFGAELDSVCGSSEGAKFSRAFDDSSAMTLWRYVDIFWKIKKALNIGSEAEIKKNVKIIDDFVYKLIHSRAEQMNMSGNDSSPTKEDILSRFLHVNEMNPKYLRDIILNFIIAGKDTTATTLSWFIYLLCKHPDVQEKVAQEIKEATNSKEVRDFAQFATSISEEALEKMQYLHAALSETLRLYPAVPADAKLCFSDDTLPDGNSVRKGDMVVYQPYAMGRMKFLWGDDAEEFRPERWLDENGTFRPESPFKFTAFQAGPRICLGKDFAYRQMKIYSAVLLTFFAFKLSDDTKAVKYRTMINLHVDEGLHVRAFHRLPQL; encoded by the exons ctcagacaTGGCTtctttgctttctctctctaactTCATCACTGCAGCCGCCGTTCTTCTCCCCCCTATCCTCGCTTTTCTGACCTACCAGATCATCGCCGCCAAGCTGCAGGGCaagaagagcaagaagaagTACCCTCCGGTGGCCGGCACCGTATTCAACCAGCTCCTCAATTTCCCCCGGCTCCACCACTACATGACTGATCTCGCCGCCAAGTACCGAACTTACAGGTTGCTCGGCCCTTTCAGGAACGAGGTTTACACTTCTGATCCTGCCAATGTTGAGTATATTCTCAAAACCAACTTCGAGAACTTCGGCAAG GGGGATTATAATTATAGCATCTTAAGCGACCTATTGGGTGATGGAATCTTCACAGTTGATGGAGACACCTGGAAGCAACAGAGAAAAGTATCGAGCTATGAATTCTCCACCAAGGTATTAAGGGACTTCAGCAGCGTCATCTTCAAGAAAAATGCAGCAAAACTGGCTAATATCATCTCCGAGGCTGCCACTTCTGGCCAAACAATGGATATGCAA GATCTGTTTATGAAATCAACCTTAGATTCGATATTCAAGGTTGGCTTTGGAGCTGAACTTGACAGCGTGTGTGGGTCAAGTGAAGGCGCCAAATTTAGCAGGGCTTTTGATGATTCAAGTGCAATGACTCTTTGGCGATACGTTGATATCTTTTGGAAGATAAAGAAAGCTCTCAACATAGGTTCAGAAGCGGAGATaaagaaaaatgtcaaaatcattgatgattttGTATACAAGCTGATCCATAGCAGGGCTGAGCAAATGAACATGTCAGGAAATGATTCCTCG CCAacgaaagaggacattttgtcAAGGTTTCTGCACGTGAATGAAATGAATCCAAAGTACCTGAGGGacattattcttaattttatcattGCTGGCAAAGACACTACGGCGACAACTCTTTCCTGGTTCATTTATCTTCTGTGCAAGCATCCAGACGTACAGGAAAAGGTTGcacaagaaataaaagaagcaACCAACAGCAAAGAGGTTAGAGACTTTGCTCAGTTTGCGACTAGTATAAGCGAAGAAGCTCTTGAAAAGATGCAGTATCTTCATGCAGCTTTGTCTGAGACTCTCAGGCTCTACCCTGCAGTCCCAGCG GACGCAAAGTTATGCTTCTCAGACGATACACTGCCAGATGGGAACAGTGTGAGGAAAGGGGATATGGTGGTTTATCAACCATATGCAATGgggaggatgaaatttttatGGGGCGATGATGCAGAAGAGTTCAGACCAGAGCGATGGCTCGATGAGAATGGGACATTTCGACCAGAAAGCCCTTTCAAATTTACAGCCTTCCAG GCTGGACCGCGGATTTGTCTGGGAAAGGATTTCGCCTATAGGCAGATGAAGATCTATTCAGCAGTACTGTTGACCTTTTTCGCTTTCAAATTGAGCGATGACACGAAAGCTGTCAAATACAGAACGATGATTAACCTTCACGTTGATGAGGGGCTCCACGTTCGTGCATTCCACAGACTGCCTCAGCTGTAA